One window of the Esox lucius isolate fEsoLuc1 chromosome 8, fEsoLuc1.pri, whole genome shotgun sequence genome contains the following:
- the arhgef18b gene encoding rho guanine nucleotide exchange factor 18 isoform X6, whose product MTLTQRRPSAQPVASSSSSSLSHAAAASLSHSHNSSSGSLPGDMDETDSGKRFNDDVVSLAPSTNDAVIVEDEYYSAVQAELDSDAQDLEVESWSMAVDQQYLKNHTKEMIKRQDVIYELMQTEMHHVRTLKIMLRVYMRELKEHLQMEERQLECLFPRLESLLELHTYFLSRLKERRRDATQAGSDRNYNVQRLADILTTQFSGEIGERMKESYGNFCSHHTEAVSFYKEQLHNNKKFQNLIRKINNLPIVRRLGVTECILLVTQRITKYPVLVERIVQNTEAGTEEHEELTRSLALIKDCIVQVDALVNINEKASRLRDIAQKLEPKSLGKIKDGRVFSQRDLTEGRRKLLHEGTVNWKAASGRLKDILAVLLSDVLLLLQDKDQRYVFSAVDNKPSVISLQKLIVREVAHEEKAMFLICASSNEPEMYEIHTISKEDRNTWMTHIRQAVESCPHTERLCNEEEEARATRFKEFQERLSQKDSQIMMGLTEKLQLFADMADSVVGLEDMASRSHLLLRSDPSDLHQGETLLKGAITEVENLQNLLLSGVREPATRLEEDSGFGLLPRRADTFGGYDSSPTILSKKGNSKKKNYIGRDKGRDRSQRAHSDPQLKALEQTPANDEDDYETSPAVWNPIWSHTFPEAEFFDRVLMLSQRLYSLQAIIAQQDSHIELQRASLTERASFPGRHRGNVLLEQEKQRTLALQREELASFQKLQSQHRQEQARWEKERERSRLQAEAMEGRLRKREEECRRLEEKLAEEREELERQREMYQQDLERLRESTRTVEKEKERLEQQRKVKRKTIEVVPLSGSLNGDLLLSGGAIGPCQPELAHTLPLPQKAPVRPSLSVAPADYAERPDVPQRGQSANAAVLPVKKEVPLHLCSTTNQQHKQVGVQQQIPTKLAALSSKSTRSGKGKASHRTDSTASVDMKQMLPMKLSGREDGTLKAKRSVSPQLHLPHALVHSQSLHFTVSHPDSWPENQPSSTYLTSQQKSPSQASNPLHNPPHASNPLHNPPHASNPLHNPPHASNPLHNPPHASNTLHNPPHASNTLHNPPHASNTLHNPPHVSNPLLTQNSNASTSQFSVQGSSHRTTEDLNKEDVIFF is encoded by the exons ATGACCCTCACCCAGCGCAGACCAAGCGCCCAGCCTGTCGCCAGCAGCTCTTCTTCAAGCCTCAGTCACGCTGCTGCAGCCAGCCTCAGCCACAGCCACAACAGCAGCTCTGG ATCCCTCCCTGGGGACATGGACGAAACGGACAGCGGGAAGCGCTTCAACGACGACGTGGTGTCCCTGGCCCCCTCCACCAATGACGCTGTCATCGTCGAGG aTGAGTACTACTCAGCGGTTCAAGCAGAATTAGATTCCGACGCACAGGACCTGGAGGTGGAGTCATGGAGCATGGCTGTGGACCAACAGTATCTGAAGAACCACACCAAGGAGATGATCAAGAGGCAGGACGTCATTTACG AGTTGATGCAGACTGAGATGCATCATGTGAGGACCCTGAAGATCATGTTGCGTGTGTACATGAGGGAGCTAAAAGAACATCTTCAGATGGAAGAGCGCCAGCTGGAATGTCTGTTCCCACGCCTGGAGAGTTTGCTGGAGCTGCACACATACTTCCTGTCCCGCCTCAAAGAGCGGCGCCGAGATGCCACTCAGGCTGGCAGCGACCGAAACTATAACGTACAGAGACTTGCTGACATCCTTACCACGCAG TTTTCAGGTGAGATAGGGGAGCGGATGAAGGAGAGCTACGGTAATTTCTGCAGCCACCACACTGAGGCTGTCAGCTTTTATAAAGAACAGCTTCACAACAACAAGAAGTTTCAGAACCTCATCCGG aaaataaacaatttgcCTATTGTGAGGAGATTAGGAGTGACGGAGTGCATTCTCCTAGTAACACAGCGCATCACCAAGTACCCAGTGCTAGTGGAACGCATTGTGCAGAACACTGAAG CAGGCACAGAGGAGCATGAGGAACTGACAAGGTCTCTGGCTCTGATCAAAGACTGCATCGTCCAGGTGGATGCCCTTGTCAACATAAATGAGAAAGCCTCGCGGCTTCGAGACATTGCTCAAAAGTTAGAGCCCAAGTCCCTAGGCAAGATTAAAGATGGCCGTGTGTTCAGCCAAAGGGACCTGACCGAGGGTAGACGCAAGCTGCTGCACGAAGGGACTGTCAACTGGAAGGCCGCCTCCGGCAGGCTCAAAG ATATTCTGGCTGTGCTTCTGTCTGATGTGCTGCTGTTACTCCAAGATAAAGACCAGAGATACGTCTTCTCCGCAGTG GACAACAAGCCATCAGTGATCTCCCTCCAGAAGTTGATTGTCAGGGAGGTGGCCCATGAGGAGAAGGCCATGTTCCTAATCTGTGCCTCGTCCAATGAGCCTGAGATGTACGAGATCCATACCATCTCCAAGGAGGATCGTAACACCTGGATGACACACATTCGCCAAGCCGTTGAGAG TTGTCCGCACACAGAGAGGCTCTgcaatgaggaagaggaggctcGGGCAACCAGATTCAAAGAGTTCCAAG AGCGTCTGAGCCAGAAGGATAGCCAGATTATGATGGGTCTGACTGAGAAGCTGCAGCTGTTTGCAGACATGGCAGACTCTGTGGTTGGCCTTGAGGATATGGCCTCGCGCTCCCATCTCCTGCTGCGCAGCGATCCCTCAGACCTCCACCAGGGGGAGACGCTGCTCAAGGGGGCCATCACTGAAG TGGAGAACCTCCAGAATCTGTTATTGTCTGGTGTGAGAGAGCCAGCTACACGTCTAGAAGAGGACTCAGGCTTTGGACTTTTGCCCAGAAGAGCAGATACGTTTGGGGGCTACGACAGCAGCCCCACCATCCTCAGCAAGA aaGGTAATTCAAAGAAAAAGAACTACATTGGAAGGGACAAGGGCAGAGACAGGAGTCAGAGAGCCCATTCCGACCCCCAGCTCAAGGCCCTGGAGCAGACACCG GCTAATGATGAAGATGATTATGAGACATCTCCAGCTGTTTGGAACCCCATCTGGTCCCACACCTTTCCTGAGGCTGAG tTCTTTGACCGGGTTCTGATGCTGTCTCAGAGACTCTACAGCCTTCAG GCTATCATCGCTCAGCAAGACAGCCACATCGAGCTGCAGCGTGCCTCTCTCACCGAGCGTGCCTCCTTCCCTGGTCGACACCGCGGAAACGTGCTCCTGGAGCAGGAGAAACAGAGGACGCTGGCCCTTCAGAGGGAGGAGCTGGCCAGCTTCCAGAAGCTGCAGTCACAGCACCGACAGGAACAG GCTCGCTGGGAAAAGGAGCGGGAGCGCAGTCGGCTTCAGGCAGAGGCCATGGAGGGCAGGCTGAGGAAGCGAGAGGAGGAATGCCGGAGGCTGGAGGAGAAGTTAGCGGAGGAGCGAGAGGAGCTGGAGAGACAGCGGGAGATGTACCAGCAGGACCTGGAGCGACTGAGGGAGTCAACCCGCAccgtggagaaggagaaggaacGCTTGGAGCAGCAGAGGAAAGTCAAGAGGAAGACCATTGAG GTGGTGCCCCTCTCCGGCAGTTTAAACGGAGATCTCCTGCTGAGCGGCGGAGCTATCGGCCCATGTCAGCCAGAACTTGCTCACACCCTGCCCCTGCCCCAGAAGGCCCCAGTGCGCCCCAGCCTCTCTGTGGCACCCGCAGACTATGCCGAGCGCCCCGACGTTCCGCAGCGGGGTCAGAGCGCCAACGCTGCGGTCCTGCCGGTGAAGAAGGAGGTGCCGCTCCACCTGTGCAGCACCACCAACCAGCAACACAAGCAGGTGGGCGTCCAGCAGCAGATTCCCACCAAGCTGGCGGCGCTGAGCTCCAAGAGCACCAGGAGTGGCAAGGGCAAAGCCTCGCATCGCACCGACAGCACGG cCTCAGTGGATATGAAGCAGATGCTGCCTATGAAGTTGTCAGGGAGAGAGGACGGCACTCTGAAAGCCAAGCGCTCAGTCAGTCCTCAACTGCATCTCCCCCATGCATTAGTCCACTCCCAGTCCCTGCACTTTACAG TGAGCCATCCTGACAGTTGGCCAGAGAACCAGCCTTCCTCCACCTACTTGACCAGCCAACAGAAGTCCCCCAGCCAGGCTTCAAACCCCCTCCACAACCCGCCCCATGCTTCAAACCCCCTCCACAACCCGCCCCATGCTTCAAACCCCCTCCACAACCCGCCCCATGCTTCAAACCCCCTCCACAACCCGCCCCATGCTTCAAACACCCTCCACAACCCGCCCCATGCTTCAAACACCCTCCACAACCCGCCCCATGCTTCAAACACCCTCCACAACCCGCCCCATGTTTCAAACCCCCTCCTTACCCAAAACTCCAACGCCTCTACATCCCAATTCTCTGTTCAGGGATCCAGTCACAGGACCACCGAGGACCTGAACAAGGAAGACGTCATCTTTTTCTAA